The following proteins are co-located in the Trichormus variabilis 0441 genome:
- a CDS encoding LLM class flavin-dependent oxidoreductase has product MSKSKQLKLGAFMRPVSIHTGAWRYPGALPDANFNFPALKKFIQKLEQGKFDAFFMADHLAVLNMPINALKRSHTVTSFEPFTLLSALASVTEHIGLVATASTTYDAPFHIARRFASLDHISGGRAGWNIVTTANPDAALNFGLEEEMEHDERYRRAREFYDVVTGLWDSFADDAFIRDVEAGIYFDPDKLHVLNHQGKYLSVRGPLNIARPIQGWPVIVQAGASEAGRQLAAETAEVVFAPAGNLEAGKALFADIKGRAQAIGRDPDSIKILPGALVIVGETVAEARAKREHLDSLVHYESGIASLNSALGYDVSGFDPDSPLPEIPQTNAGRSSRERVVALAQRENLTIRQLAQRIGSYGGLAFVGTPQTIADEMEQWLNEEGSDGFNIMFPFLPEGLNDFVDEVIPELQRRGIFRKEYEGKTLRENLGLARPANRFFQPTAALTS; this is encoded by the coding sequence ATGAGTAAATCAAAGCAATTAAAATTGGGTGCATTCATGCGTCCGGTAAGTATACATACAGGTGCTTGGCGTTATCCAGGAGCTTTGCCCGATGCTAATTTCAATTTCCCAGCACTCAAAAAATTCATCCAGAAACTAGAGCAGGGAAAGTTCGACGCATTTTTCATGGCTGATCACTTAGCAGTGCTGAATATGCCAATTAACGCACTAAAACGTAGCCATACTGTCACCTCTTTCGAGCCTTTTACTTTGCTGTCTGCCCTTGCCAGCGTCACCGAACACATCGGACTAGTAGCTACTGCTTCTACAACTTATGACGCACCTTTTCACATTGCTCGCCGTTTTGCCTCTCTTGACCATATCAGTGGTGGTCGTGCTGGCTGGAATATTGTCACCACAGCCAATCCAGACGCAGCACTCAACTTTGGCTTAGAAGAAGAAATGGAACATGACGAACGTTACCGACGAGCAAGAGAATTCTATGATGTCGTTACAGGTCTTTGGGATTCCTTTGCTGACGATGCGTTTATTCGGGACGTGGAAGCAGGGATTTATTTTGACCCCGACAAGCTGCACGTTTTGAATCATCAAGGAAAATATCTCTCTGTGCGGGGGCCATTGAACATCGCTAGACCTATTCAGGGCTGGCCGGTAATTGTTCAAGCGGGTGCATCCGAAGCCGGAAGGCAATTGGCAGCAGAAACTGCCGAAGTTGTGTTTGCACCTGCTGGTAATCTAGAGGCTGGCAAAGCTTTATTTGCAGACATTAAGGGACGAGCGCAAGCGATCGGACGTGACCCAGACAGCATCAAAATTCTTCCAGGTGCGTTGGTCATCGTGGGTGAAACTGTGGCAGAGGCGCGTGCCAAACGTGAACATTTGGACAGCCTAGTACATTATGAAAGTGGCATTGCTAGCCTCAATAGTGCGCTGGGCTACGACGTTTCCGGCTTTGATCCAGATAGCCCCTTACCAGAAATTCCCCAGACTAACGCCGGACGCAGTTCCCGTGAGCGGGTAGTGGCACTGGCGCAACGCGAGAACTTGACTATCCGTCAGTTAGCTCAACGTATTGGCAGTTATGGCGGATTAGCGTTTGTTGGTACGCCCCAAACTATCGCCGATGAGATGGAACAATGGCTGAACGAAGAAGGTTCTGACGGATTCAACATCATGTTTCCGTTTCTTCCTGAAGGGCTGAATGATTTTGTAGACGAGGTAATCCCAGAACTCCAACGGCGTGGCATCTTTCGCAAAGAGTATGAGGGAAAGACCTTGCGGGAAAATCTCGGACTCGCTCGCCCCGCTAACCGCTTCTTTCAACCTACAGCCGCATTGACTAGCTAA
- a CDS encoding LLM class flavin-dependent oxidoreductase — translation MTEPRYGIWIPVYGNCGVMNHPLEPRDASYLRAKNLIQLAQRCGFTTTLIAQHIINPRNQELDQLETWTAASALAEATTSIEIIAAVKPLLFHPAVLAKMALGIDAISRGRFAINLVSAWFRPEMEKPGINFLKHDERYRYSDEWISVVKALWSGEEVNFQGNYFQIKDLRFSPSSIAKPHPRVYVGGESEPAQELAAKQAHTFFLNGRPIEVIRETIAQVHQKASSRSQPLGFAMSAFVIARPTDAEAETEYQTLRAMVLAQDDRSELLKGVDSEVVMFKNMAKYPGVGSNGGTAAGLVGSYDTVAHRIAEFNKVGIDTFMLQFQPFVKEMERFAGEIIPRVRALTVGSAAIAMLVSFMWN, via the coding sequence ATGACTGAGCCACGCTACGGGATTTGGATACCTGTTTACGGCAACTGCGGCGTGATGAACCATCCTCTTGAACCTCGTGATGCTAGTTACTTACGAGCCAAAAATTTAATTCAGTTGGCCCAAAGGTGCGGATTCACCACAACTTTAATAGCACAACATATCATCAATCCCAGAAACCAAGAACTTGACCAACTAGAAACCTGGACAGCAGCATCTGCACTTGCAGAAGCGACAACTTCTATTGAGATTATTGCAGCTGTTAAACCACTACTATTCCATCCAGCTGTCTTAGCAAAGATGGCTTTAGGGATTGATGCAATCAGTCGAGGTCGTTTTGCGATTAACTTAGTTAGTGCTTGGTTTAGGCCAGAAATGGAAAAACCAGGAATCAACTTTTTGAAACATGATGAGCGTTATCGCTATTCAGATGAATGGATTAGTGTTGTCAAAGCTCTGTGGAGTGGAGAAGAAGTTAATTTTCAGGGAAATTATTTTCAGATCAAAGACTTAAGGTTTAGCCCATCATCCATAGCCAAACCACATCCGCGCGTCTATGTGGGTGGAGAGTCAGAACCAGCACAAGAACTAGCAGCAAAACAAGCACATACATTTTTCCTCAACGGTCGTCCAATTGAAGTTATCCGCGAAACCATCGCTCAGGTTCATCAAAAAGCTAGCTCTCGTTCTCAACCTTTAGGTTTTGCAATGTCAGCTTTTGTGATTGCTCGACCAACAGACGCAGAAGCAGAAACAGAATATCAAACCCTGAGAGCAATGGTACTAGCACAAGACGATCGCTCAGAACTACTTAAAGGAGTGGATTCGGAAGTAGTCATGTTTAAAAATATGGCTAAATATCCTGGTGTGGGGAGCAATGGCGGAACTGCGGCTGGCTTAGTTGGAAGCTATGACACCGTAGCTCATCGGATTGCTGAATTTAACAAAGTAGGAATTGATACTTTCATGCTGCAATTCCAGCCTTTTGTCAAAGAAATGGAGCGTTTTGCTGGGGAGATTATACCAAGAGTGCGAGCGTTAACAGTAGGAAGTGCAGCGATCGCCATGTTGGTCAGTTTCATGTGGAATTAG
- a CDS encoding MFS transporter, with translation MKIWHRKFGESIGNITYHHLPALRWRNFRLFFGGQLLSMSGTFMTQQLTIPWLVYDLTKSAWLLGVAGFVQFLPTLLLIPFSGILSDRWSRRDLLMLVQILGISVSLALTILTFTNWITFPILLVLSALNGLLKGLDMPVRHTIVTETVDDRADWSNAIALNSVMLSSSLVLGPAMGGILIATLGVKYCFLYDTLSYIPAIFTLLAMQLPVRPMQSLSGISNTLQKLGEGFEYVSKFQPIRAILLMLALHGLVGMSHIALMPVVAAKILNGDATTMAHLSTSAPIGSLLACLYLSIRRGIAGLERLIVAAQISIGISLICFSLSRQIELSIIILVFIGCFAILQITSSNMIIQTLVAEDKRGRVMSFYALAMVGTMPFGNLFAGTLADNFGATNALIVCGSLSISGALWFSSQLPAVSRWIAR, from the coding sequence ATGAAAATTTGGCATAGAAAATTCGGGGAAAGCATCGGTAATATCACGTACCACCATTTACCTGCTTTACGCTGGCGTAACTTTCGCCTGTTTTTTGGCGGACAGTTACTATCAATGTCTGGGACATTTATGACCCAGCAGTTAACTATTCCTTGGTTAGTATATGATTTGACTAAATCTGCTTGGCTATTGGGAGTTGCAGGGTTTGTACAATTTTTACCTACCTTATTATTGATTCCCTTTTCGGGCATATTATCCGATCGCTGGAGTCGTCGTGACTTGTTAATGTTGGTGCAGATATTGGGAATTAGCGTTTCCTTGGCGTTAACGATTCTCACCTTTACCAATTGGATTACCTTTCCTATCCTATTGGTGCTAAGTGCGCTCAATGGTTTGCTTAAGGGATTAGATATGCCTGTGCGCCATACAATCGTCACCGAAACCGTAGACGATCGCGCTGATTGGAGTAATGCGATCGCTTTGAATTCAGTGATGTTAAGTTCCTCTCTAGTATTGGGGCCTGCTATGGGCGGAATTTTGATTGCTACGCTAGGGGTAAAATATTGTTTTCTCTACGACACCCTCAGCTATATCCCTGCAATCTTTACTCTACTAGCTATGCAGTTGCCTGTCAGACCGATGCAATCCCTGTCAGGAATTAGCAATACTTTACAGAAATTGGGGGAAGGTTTTGAATATGTCTCCAAATTCCAGCCGATTAGAGCCATTTTATTAATGCTAGCGTTACATGGTTTAGTTGGGATGTCTCATATCGCACTCATGCCAGTAGTCGCGGCTAAAATTTTAAATGGGGATGCAACTACAATGGCTCACCTTAGCACTTCAGCCCCGATTGGTTCTTTGCTCGCTTGTTTATATCTAAGTATCAGGCGAGGGATTGCAGGTTTAGAGCGTTTGATTGTAGCTGCTCAAATCTCGATTGGCATAAGTCTGATCTGCTTCTCTCTATCGCGTCAAATTGAACTATCCATCATCATACTGGTATTTATCGGCTGCTTTGCCATTCTACAGATTACGAGTAGCAATATGATTATCCAAACCTTAGTTGCTGAGGATAAGCGCGGACGGGTAATGAGTTTTTATGCCTTAGCAATGGTGGGTACAATGCCCTTCGGGAATTTGTTCGCTGGAACTTTGGCAGATAATTTTGGTGCGACTAATGCCTTGATTGTCTGTGGTAGTCTGAGTATTTCAGGTGCGCTCTGGTTCTCTTCACAATTGCCAGCTGTAAGCCGTTGGATTGCTCGATGA
- a CDS encoding DNA cytosine methyltransferase: MSSSTQELKRNSKQRRPIAVDLFAGAGGMTLGFEQAGFDVLAAVEIDPIHCAVHEYNFPFCSVLCKSVEETTGKEIRDRSKINNQDIDVIICGSPCQGFSLMGKRIFDDPRNSLVFHFHRLVLELQPKFFVMENVRGITLGEHKQILQALIHEFKSHGYQVEENYQVLNAAHYGVPQARERLFLIGAREDVKLPKYPKPITKPAKSNNSKAKNLSRLPLCPTVWEAIGDLPEVEQYPELLTRDWIIAEYGKPSNYAAVLRGISTLADDYSCDRLFDSRLLSSSLRTKHSQTTIERFAATIPGEREPISRFHKLHPSGVCNTLRAGTDKYKGSFTSPRPIHPFTPRCITVREAARLHSYPDWFRFHITKWHGFRQVGNSVPPLLAKAVASEIIRRLNISPVKPSIHYPLGQEKLLQFNISQAAQHYSSLKGV, encoded by the coding sequence GCTGGTTTTGATGTGTTGGCGGCGGTGGAAATTGACCCCATTCATTGTGCAGTACATGAGTATAACTTTCCTTTTTGCTCAGTTTTGTGCAAAAGTGTAGAGGAGACAACAGGAAAAGAGATACGCGATCGCTCCAAAATTAATAACCAGGACATTGATGTTATTATTTGCGGTTCGCCCTGCCAAGGTTTTTCCCTCATGGGTAAGCGAATTTTTGATGACCCCCGTAACTCCTTGGTATTTCACTTTCATCGGTTAGTACTGGAGTTACAACCGAAATTTTTTGTGATGGAAAATGTGCGGGGGATAACCCTTGGTGAACATAAACAAATCCTCCAAGCCTTGATTCATGAGTTTAAAAGCCACGGTTATCAAGTGGAAGAGAATTATCAAGTTCTCAATGCTGCTCATTATGGAGTACCGCAAGCGCGGGAAAGATTATTTCTCATTGGTGCCAGGGAAGATGTAAAGTTACCAAAATACCCCAAACCAATTACCAAACCAGCGAAATCAAATAACTCAAAAGCCAAGAATTTATCTCGTTTGCCACTTTGTCCCACTGTTTGGGAGGCCATTGGCGATTTACCGGAGGTAGAACAATACCCGGAATTGTTAACAAGAGATTGGATAATTGCCGAGTATGGCAAACCCAGTAATTACGCTGCCGTACTTCGCGGTATTAGTACTTTAGCAGATGATTATTCATGCGATCGCCTATTTGATTCTCGTCTTCTTTCTTCCAGCCTCAGAACCAAACATTCACAGACAACTATAGAACGTTTTGCCGCTACAATCCCAGGTGAAAGAGAACCAATCAGCCGATTCCATAAACTGCATCCATCTGGTGTCTGCAATACATTAAGAGCAGGAACAGATAAATATAAAGGTTCTTTCACCTCTCCGAGACCAATTCATCCATTCACACCCCGATGTATTACAGTCCGAGAAGCCGCACGCTTGCATTCTTATCCAGACTGGTTTAGATTTCATATCACCAAATGGCATGGTTTTCGCCAAGTCGGTAACTCTGTACCGCCATTACTAGCAAAAGCAGTTGCCAGCGAGATTATTCGCAGATTGAATATATCACCTGTTAAACCCAGTATTCATTACCCATTGGGGCAAGAAAAGCTACTACAATTCAATATCTCCCAAGCTGCACAGCATTATTCTAGCTTGAAAGGGGTGTAA
- a CDS encoding aldo/keto reductase, producing the protein MIKYVNLGKTGLKVSRITLGTMTYGSRKLREWVLEEEESRPFIKLALELGINFFDTADVYSLGASEEIVGRALKDFAKRDQVVIATKVHGKVGDGPNDRGLSRKHIFDSIDASLRRLQTDYVDLYQIHRWDHETPIEETLEALHDIVKAGKVRYLGISSVYAWQFAKALYTADIHGWTRFVSIQNHYNLVYREEEREVIPLALDQGIGIIPWSPLARGFLAGNRSKSDYGQTLRAKTDEFAHNLYYQDSDFQVVDRVVELAATRGVKPTQIALAWLLHQPGVTSPIIGASKIEHLKEAVEAVDLELSDEERKYLEEPYTPHPILGHQYPLGNRP; encoded by the coding sequence ATGATCAAATATGTAAATCTTGGCAAAACTGGACTCAAAGTATCGCGTATTACTCTAGGTACGATGACTTATGGCTCGCGTAAATTGCGCGAATGGGTATTAGAAGAAGAAGAGAGTCGTCCATTTATCAAACTGGCTTTGGAATTGGGGATTAACTTCTTTGATACCGCCGATGTTTATTCCTTGGGTGCTAGTGAAGAAATCGTCGGGCGAGCGCTAAAAGACTTTGCCAAAAGAGATCAGGTTGTGATTGCTACTAAAGTACATGGTAAAGTCGGCGATGGCCCCAACGACCGAGGGCTATCTCGCAAACATATTTTTGATAGCATTGATGCTTCTTTGCGACGGCTACAGACCGATTATGTAGACTTGTACCAAATTCACCGTTGGGATCATGAAACACCAATTGAAGAAACCCTAGAAGCACTGCATGATATTGTCAAAGCAGGTAAAGTCCGTTATCTAGGAATTTCTAGTGTTTACGCATGGCAATTTGCCAAAGCCCTTTATACCGCAGATATCCACGGTTGGACTCGTTTTGTCTCCATTCAAAATCACTACAATCTAGTCTATCGGGAAGAAGAAAGAGAAGTGATACCCTTAGCCCTAGATCAAGGGATTGGTATTATTCCTTGGAGTCCCTTGGCACGGGGATTTTTAGCAGGAAATCGCAGTAAGTCAGACTATGGGCAAACACTACGGGCAAAAACTGACGAATTCGCTCACAATCTCTACTATCAAGATTCAGATTTTCAAGTAGTCGATCGCGTAGTAGAATTAGCCGCAACACGAGGTGTTAAACCCACACAAATCGCCCTAGCTTGGCTATTACATCAACCAGGTGTAACATCTCCCATCATTGGCGCTAGTAAGATAGAACATCTGAAAGAGGCTGTCGAGGCGGTGGATTTAGAGCTTTCTGATGAAGAGCGTAAATACCTGGAAGAACCTTACACACCCCATCCCATCTTAGGGCATCAGTACCCTTTGGGAAATCGTCCGTAG
- a CDS encoding NAD(P)-binding domain-containing protein — MTTTTDLDFAAREALRLLGPDPENWVSDRPDIDHNVTIVGGSGSGSTFAFALRRAGIGRVTVIDAALDEGHAGVWLTRARMKKLRTPKNLPGPELGVPALSFQAWYEARHGVEAYAAIDRIPRVLWAEYLSWYRHFLNIPVRYQTKLVRIEPVAGFFRLHLEVSGVSQIETTRKIIFANGVAGTGGPNIPPVLASLPRKLYAHTSDEIDFHELRGKTVAVLGAAASAFDAAGVALESGAKEVHLFARRSEIASLPVIRVRGYPGAYYNYAQLPDAARWFQAWRFNQAGSTPPPDAIERVTAFSNFHLHLSAPWREAHNQGDRIVAQVNDDVFEFDFAIAGTGYFVDPTKRPELADFAHHIALWRDRYEPPADQRNEQLSTYPYLGNAHEYQEKVLGSAPYLKDIHVFNPAGFVSFGLPIGDVPSIRRDVPAIVSRISHDLFFADWSLHEARITSDNVAPDFEPSLYADAVWKEAAKVGVS; from the coding sequence ATGACAACAACGACTGACCTCGATTTTGCCGCACGCGAGGCTTTGCGCTTACTTGGCCCCGATCCCGAAAACTGGGTGAGCGATCGCCCAGACATTGACCACAATGTGACGATAGTAGGTGGTAGTGGCAGTGGTAGTACTTTCGCATTTGCTCTACGACGTGCTGGTATTGGTCGCGTAACAGTTATCGACGCGGCTCTTGACGAAGGCCATGCAGGTGTATGGCTGACGCGAGCGCGGATGAAAAAGCTACGCACACCAAAAAATCTGCCAGGGCCAGAACTAGGCGTTCCCGCGCTGTCTTTTCAGGCTTGGTATGAGGCACGGCACGGTGTTGAGGCATACGCAGCTATTGACCGGATTCCACGAGTATTATGGGCTGAGTATCTCAGTTGGTATCGGCATTTCTTGAATATTCCAGTTAGGTATCAGACGAAGTTGGTGCGAATTGAGCCAGTAGCAGGTTTCTTTCGTCTACACCTGGAAGTGAGTGGTGTTTCGCAGATAGAAACGACACGTAAGATTATCTTCGCCAATGGTGTAGCTGGTACTGGTGGCCCAAACATACCGCCTGTACTGGCATCTCTGCCGCGCAAGTTATATGCACATACCTCTGATGAAATTGATTTCCATGAGTTACGCGGCAAGACTGTAGCTGTTCTGGGTGCGGCGGCTTCAGCTTTCGATGCCGCAGGAGTAGCACTGGAATCAGGTGCGAAAGAAGTACACCTGTTTGCACGACGGTCTGAAATCGCATCTTTACCTGTGATTCGTGTGCGGGGTTATCCTGGTGCTTACTATAACTATGCACAACTACCTGATGCGGCTCGTTGGTTCCAAGCTTGGCGATTTAATCAGGCTGGCTCTACACCACCGCCAGATGCAATTGAACGAGTAACTGCATTTTCTAACTTTCATCTGCACTTATCTGCACCTTGGAGAGAGGCTCATAACCAGGGCGATCGCATTGTGGCTCAGGTGAATGATGATGTTTTTGAGTTCGATTTTGCGATCGCTGGGACTGGCTATTTTGTTGACCCGACCAAGCGGCCAGAACTTGCTGATTTTGCCCATCATATTGCCCTTTGGCGCGATCGCTACGAGCCACCAGCCGATCAGCGCAACGAACAACTTAGTACTTACCCTTATCTTGGTAACGCCCATGAATACCAAGAAAAAGTCCTTGGTAGTGCGCCTTACTTAAAGGATATTCATGTTTTCAATCCTGCTGGCTTCGTCAGTTTCGGTCTGCCCATTGGCGATGTACCTAGCATCAGGCGTGATGTGCCAGCAATAGTATCACGTATCAGCCACGACTTATTCTTTGCGGACTGGTCATTACACGAAGCCCGGATTACTAGTGATAACGTGGCACCAGACTTCGAGCCATCACTGTACGCAGATGCAGTATGGAAAGAGGCAGCTAAGGTGGGAGTCAGCTAA
- a CDS encoding acyl-CoA dehydrogenase family protein, whose product MTQIEEKVIDSTFKFSSPVTPKSPELQALFDFIALGASERDRDRILPFDVVDLIRRSRLGALRIPVTEGGGGSTARELFEVVIKLGDADPNVAHIVRNHFSVTERILRSQRTERNRRWLKAVADGAIIGLASTELEVKRAGGGQVVNTKLTPDGDGYRLNGTKYYSTGSLYADLIFVRVLVPDGTTAFILIPTNREGIELVDDWDGFGQRLTGTGTTNFTNVRVEAEEVIFETDTDKDYLPYNIVPQLFLTAINAGIIRSVLRDATTLVHNRSRTFYHAVSEQAADDPILQQTVGQISAHAFAAEAIVLAAADGLDRLSAAKAQSEEAETAVALETSLNAAKAKLIVDDLALRSATLLFEVGGASTTKKSSNFDRHWRNARTLSSHNPNHFKARAIGDYEINGKPLPQRGFF is encoded by the coding sequence ATGACTCAAATTGAAGAAAAAGTTATAGATTCCACCTTCAAATTTTCATCTCCGGTTACGCCTAAATCTCCTGAACTACAAGCTTTGTTTGATTTCATTGCTCTGGGAGCTAGTGAACGCGATCGCGATCGCATCCTACCTTTTGATGTGGTTGATTTAATCCGGCGTTCCCGGTTGGGTGCATTGCGAATCCCCGTCACTGAAGGTGGTGGTGGTAGCACGGCGCGGGAATTATTCGAGGTGGTGATTAAGTTAGGCGATGCTGACCCGAACGTGGCTCACATTGTGCGGAATCATTTTTCTGTCACAGAGCGAATTTTGCGTTCTCAACGCACCGAAAGAAATCGTCGCTGGTTAAAAGCTGTTGCCGATGGGGCAATTATTGGACTTGCTTCTACCGAATTGGAAGTTAAACGGGCTGGCGGCGGTCAAGTCGTGAATACAAAATTAACGCCCGATGGCGACGGCTATCGTCTGAATGGGACGAAGTATTACAGCACCGGCAGCCTTTATGCAGACTTGATTTTTGTACGTGTACTAGTACCCGACGGCACTACAGCGTTTATCCTCATTCCTACTAACCGTGAGGGAATTGAGCTTGTAGATGACTGGGATGGATTTGGGCAAAGGCTTACAGGCACAGGAACGACTAACTTCACTAATGTGCGCGTAGAGGCAGAAGAAGTAATTTTTGAGACAGATACAGATAAAGATTATCTGCCATACAATATCGTCCCACAATTATTCTTGACAGCAATTAACGCTGGTATTATTCGTAGCGTTCTGCGTGATGCCACAACCCTCGTTCATAATCGATCTCGGACTTTCTACCATGCGGTATCTGAGCAAGCAGCAGATGACCCCATCTTGCAGCAAACCGTCGGACAAATTTCTGCTCATGCCTTTGCGGCGGAAGCGATCGTTTTAGCCGCAGCCGATGGACTCGATCGCCTTTCTGCGGCTAAAGCTCAAAGTGAAGAAGCAGAAACGGCTGTAGCGTTAGAAACTTCTTTGAATGCAGCTAAAGCCAAACTAATTGTTGATGATTTAGCGTTACGTTCAGCCACCTTACTATTTGAAGTTGGCGGGGCTTCGACAACCAAGAAAAGCTCTAACTTTGACCGTCATTGGCGCAATGCCCGTACTTTATCCTCACATAACCCCAATCACTTTAAGGCGCGTGCAATTGGCGATTACGAGATCAATGGTAAGCCTTTGCCACAGAGAGGATTTTTTTAA
- a CDS encoding HAD family hydrolase — MGQNQFELVIFDCDGVLVDSEPIINRIFAETLTEAGFPITYAEVTQKFIGKSLKTCLEIIETSYNKPLPKNFMELCKEREMAPLEKEIKPVPGISEVLEQITLPKCVASNNSHRHIQMVLKLTGLLDKFDGKIYSANDVLRPKPFPDVYLYAAEQMNTNPEYCAVIEDSVPGVQAASAAGMTVFGYAYHSDVSQQAVVRRCTALFEAGAKIVFNDMRQLSQLL, encoded by the coding sequence ATGGGTCAAAATCAATTCGAGCTTGTAATTTTTGATTGTGATGGAGTTTTGGTTGATAGCGAACCAATTATTAATCGCATTTTTGCAGAAACGCTCACTGAAGCTGGTTTTCCTATCACCTATGCAGAAGTAACTCAAAAATTTATTGGCAAGTCCTTAAAAACCTGTTTAGAGATTATCGAGACATCTTATAACAAACCATTGCCCAAAAACTTTATGGAACTTTGTAAAGAGCGAGAAATGGCTCCTTTGGAGAAAGAAATAAAACCAGTTCCAGGCATTAGCGAAGTATTGGAGCAAATTACATTACCAAAATGTGTGGCATCCAATAATAGCCACCGTCATATTCAAATGGTATTGAAATTAACGGGGCTTCTGGATAAATTTGATGGCAAAATATATAGCGCTAATGATGTTTTGCGCCCCAAACCTTTTCCCGACGTGTATCTTTATGCAGCCGAGCAAATGAATACTAATCCAGAATATTGTGCTGTAATTGAAGACTCTGTACCGGGTGTACAAGCAGCATCCGCAGCAGGAATGACTGTTTTTGGCTATGCTTATCACAGCGATGTTTCACAACAAGCCGTTGTGCGTAGATGCACTGCTCTTTTTGAAGCTGGAGCAAAGATAGTGTTTAACGATATGCGGCAGCTATCTCAACTTCTTTAG
- a CDS encoding CmcJ/NvfI family oxidoreductase produces MSLNNQVLDKPLSYGLPSLEANLSYLIPMAEKPVNYTYEPPPGVPRTNGTFQTYKLPIYNARSISEKISLDEQGFAFTTYNTSVRDFYDEEEMRQVYYPEAEQLLKELTGASQVVIFDHTLRNAAQSKPGQNNIKEPAKRVHNDFTAKSGYTRARLELAARGIEDIDRLLQQRFAIINVWRGIANTIQESPLAVCDAQSIAPSDLVAGDLVYRDRIGETYAVTYNPEHQWFYFPQMRRDEVLFIKCFDSAEDGRARFAAHTAFEDPSSPIDAPPRESIELRTFVFY; encoded by the coding sequence ATGAGCTTAAATAACCAAGTTCTAGATAAACCGCTTTCCTACGGCTTGCCATCGTTAGAGGCTAACCTCAGCTATTTGATACCGATGGCAGAAAAACCCGTCAACTACACCTATGAACCGCCACCAGGAGTTCCTCGCACTAACGGAACTTTTCAGACTTATAAACTGCCAATTTATAATGCTCGTTCTATATCAGAGAAAATCTCTCTAGATGAACAGGGTTTTGCATTTACTACTTACAACACCAGCGTCCGCGACTTTTATGACGAGGAAGAAATGCGCCAAGTTTACTATCCAGAAGCAGAGCAACTACTGAAGGAACTCACCGGTGCTTCTCAAGTTGTGATATTTGATCACACCCTGCGTAATGCGGCGCAATCAAAGCCAGGTCAGAACAACATTAAAGAGCCGGCGAAGCGTGTACATAACGACTTTACCGCTAAATCTGGCTATACACGGGCGCGTTTGGAGTTAGCTGCACGAGGTATAGAAGACATTGATAGGCTATTACAACAACGGTTTGCCATTATCAATGTTTGGCGAGGCATCGCTAACACAATTCAAGAGTCACCCTTAGCAGTTTGTGATGCTCAAAGCATTGCACCATCAGACCTTGTAGCTGGAGACTTGGTGTATCGAGATCGCATTGGTGAAACCTACGCAGTCACCTATAATCCAGAACACCAATGGTTCTACTTTCCGCAAATGCGAAGGGACGAGGTTCTATTTATCAAATGTTTCGACTCTGCGGAAGACGGACGCGCACGCTTTGCTGCTCACACAGCCTTTGAAGATCCCAGCAGTCCTATAGATGCACCGCCTAGAGAGAGTATAGAGTTGCGGACATTTGTTTTTTATTAA